A region from the Terriglobia bacterium genome encodes:
- a CDS encoding four helix bundle protein, with protein sequence MTVRFCDRYVEKRSRTRDQMAQAARSSVQNIAEGSQRHGDAHYVQCFMISPKHSSPLGMTAP encoded by the coding sequence ATGACGGTGCGGTTCTGCGATCGGTACGTTGAGAAGCGCAGTCGCACGCGCGATCAGATGGCGCAGGCGGCGCGATCAAGCGTGCAGAATATCGCGGAGGGTAGCCAGCGGCACGGCGACGCCCATTACGTCCAGTGCTTCATGATCTCTCCAAAGCACTCTAGCCCGCTCGGAATGACGGCGCCGTAA
- a CDS encoding NAD(P)/FAD-dependent oxidoreductase, with protein MSNTEWKRRDFIRTVMGAMTVGVLDWDSLPIGQAATLPEGHFDAVIIGSGLGGLSCAAAFARQGFKPLVLEQHDKPGGYATRFTRPGGFEFDVSLHSTGVGERNGVHNLIPGFPEITDVEFVPHPTLYRAIFPNHDIRVPNRNLPAYIDTLTKSFPAEAEGIKALFEDMKGVTQDILGLSSKKGNVDMMHFPQDYPYLFRFSGSTWGQIVDSRIKDPKLKAVISSLWGYFGLPPSKLASIYYGLPTYSYLTGGGFYPKGRSQTISNALVSFIEARGGKVLLSNRVTKILMKDETAYGVSTADGHEYKGKVVVSNANAYDTFHTLLDKDEHLKDYLARMDTFSVSLSSFQIFLGLKRDLVREAGLTDTEIFYDPGYDIEASYEGARKADFSNPGFCITLYDNLYPGYSPKGKNTVSLLTLQGFDHWKLYESDYWKGNKAAYRAEKERMANLLIRQAEKIILPGLSKAIEVQEIGTPLTNVRYTGNYRGAIYGWDQTLDNSNPRRLPHTTPIKNLYLAGAWTAPGHGYGAVIPSGLECFGEIMKHWT; from the coding sequence ATGTCAAACACCGAGTGGAAACGCAGGGATTTCATCAGGACAGTGATGGGAGCAATGACGGTAGGGGTGCTCGACTGGGATTCACTTCCCATCGGCCAGGCTGCCACCCTGCCCGAGGGACATTTCGATGCGGTGATCATTGGATCAGGGCTTGGCGGGTTGAGTTGTGCGGCGGCCTTTGCACGGCAAGGATTCAAGCCGCTGGTGCTGGAGCAACATGACAAACCCGGCGGGTACGCCACCAGGTTCACACGTCCCGGAGGGTTTGAGTTTGACGTCTCGTTGCACTCGACGGGCGTCGGTGAAAGAAACGGAGTTCATAACCTCATCCCCGGATTTCCGGAAATCACCGACGTCGAATTCGTTCCTCATCCGACACTCTATCGCGCCATCTTTCCAAACCACGATATCCGGGTCCCCAACCGGAACCTGCCGGCTTACATTGATACCCTGACAAAGAGTTTCCCGGCCGAAGCAGAAGGAATCAAAGCTCTATTTGAGGATATGAAGGGAGTAACACAAGACATTCTCGGGCTTTCCAGTAAGAAGGGCAATGTGGATATGATGCATTTCCCTCAGGACTACCCGTATTTATTCCGATTCTCCGGCAGCACGTGGGGACAGATTGTTGATTCCCGGATCAAGGACCCGAAGCTCAAGGCCGTCATCTCATCGCTGTGGGGATACTTCGGCTTGCCTCCGTCGAAGCTGGCGAGCATCTATTACGGTCTTCCGACGTACTCGTATTTGACCGGGGGCGGCTTCTATCCCAAGGGTCGATCCCAAACCATCAGCAATGCGCTGGTAAGCTTCATCGAGGCGCGGGGGGGCAAGGTGCTGCTCTCGAACCGTGTCACAAAGATTCTGATGAAGGATGAAACCGCTTATGGCGTGAGCACGGCCGACGGACATGAATACAAGGGCAAGGTTGTCGTGTCGAACGCGAATGCCTACGACACTTTCCATACGCTGCTCGACAAGGACGAGCACCTGAAGGATTACCTGGCCCGGATGGATACATTCAGTGTCAGTTTGTCATCGTTCCAGATTTTCCTGGGATTAAAGCGCGACCTGGTGCGCGAGGCAGGCCTCACCGACACAGAAATCTTCTATGACCCGGGCTACGACATCGAAGCCAGCTACGAGGGGGCACGGAAGGCCGATTTCAGCAATCCGGGTTTCTGCATCACCCTCTACGATAATCTGTACCCCGGATATTCACCCAAAGGGAAGAACACCGTCAGCTTGCTGACCCTCCAGGGATTTGATCACTGGAAGCTGTATGAGAGTGATTACTGGAAGGGAAACAAGGCGGCATACCGAGCCGAGAAAGAGCGGATGGCCAATCTGCTCATCCGGCAGGCCGAAAAGATCATTTTGCCGGGACTGTCGAAAGCCATTGAGGTGCAAGAGATCGGGACGCCGTTGACCAACGTCCGCTACACGGGGAATTATCGAGGGGCGATTTATGGATGGGACCAGACGCTCGATAACTCGAACCCGCGGAGGCTGCCGCATACAACGCCCATCAAGAACCTGTACCTTGCCGGGGCCTGGACCGCCCCAGGGCATGGTTACGGCGCCGTCATTCCGAGCGGGCTAGAGTGCTTTGGAGAGATCATGAAGCACTGGACGTAA
- a CDS encoding M55 family metallopeptidase, which yields MKRIVHVLAVVALLTLSVNAQVKKLKVYISADMEGVAGVSTWNVQGLPPGREYEQFRHLMTNEVNAAIQGAYDAGASEVLVSDGHGDGQNIDVEKLDPRARLIRAWPRPLQMMQGIDGTFDAVVFIGYHAGEGEADAVLAHTFSGKETIKLNGQPVPEAGFNAAIAGEFGVPVVFVSGDQTIVTDAKRMFGNIEGAVVKQATGFASATMLSPEESRRLIREGVKQGIDRRKEIAAFKLSHPIKLEITFKDIVMAEVASYLPGVERVNGNTILFTGRDMIEVSRFHSAVANIRP from the coding sequence ATGAAACGAATTGTCCATGTATTGGCTGTCGTCGCTCTGTTAACCTTGAGCGTCAATGCGCAGGTCAAGAAGTTAAAAGTGTATATCTCCGCCGACATGGAAGGCGTGGCGGGGGTCAGCACCTGGAACGTCCAGGGCCTGCCCCCCGGTCGCGAGTACGAGCAGTTCCGCCATCTCATGACTAACGAAGTCAATGCCGCCATCCAGGGCGCTTATGATGCAGGGGCATCCGAGGTGCTGGTGAGCGATGGACACGGAGACGGTCAAAACATCGATGTCGAGAAGCTTGACCCCCGCGCGCGGCTGATTCGCGCCTGGCCTCGTCCGCTCCAAATGATGCAGGGAATCGACGGCACTTTTGATGCGGTCGTGTTCATCGGCTACCACGCCGGCGAGGGCGAAGCGGATGCGGTCCTTGCCCATACATTCTCCGGAAAAGAGACCATCAAGCTCAATGGTCAACCGGTGCCCGAAGCCGGTTTCAACGCCGCCATTGCCGGCGAATTCGGCGTCCCGGTCGTGTTCGTCTCCGGCGACCAGACGATCGTTACGGACGCCAAGCGAATGTTTGGAAACATTGAGGGCGCGGTGGTCAAGCAGGCAACGGGCTTTGCATCGGCGACGATGCTATCCCCGGAGGAGTCCAGGCGGTTGATAAGGGAAGGAGTAAAGCAAGGCATCGACCGGAGGAAAGAAATAGCCGCCTTCAAATTGTCGCATCCCATCAAACTGGAAATAACCTTCAAAGATATCGTCATGGCGGAGGTGGCGTCTTATCTTCCGGGAGTCGAGCGCGTGAACGGGAACACGATCCTGTTCACCGGACGCGACATGATCGAAGTGTCTAGGTTTCACAGCGCCGTCGCAAACATAAGGCCGTAA
- a CDS encoding DUF1203 domain-containing protein — translation MTSDFQIVALSRENFVHLFSMNDAELAAQGARRLRVDEDPGYPCRVSLMDAPIGEGVILTPFKHHNVDSPYQSAGPVFVRETAQTARPEVNEIPLMFHHRLLSARAYDNTAMMRGAKVVEGRSLEEAIRHFFSDRDVAYLHLHNAGAGCFNCLVKRP, via the coding sequence ATGACATCTGATTTTCAAATCGTTGCTCTTTCACGCGAGAATTTCGTGCATCTTTTCTCAATGAATGACGCCGAGTTAGCTGCACAGGGCGCTCGACGACTGCGCGTTGATGAAGATCCGGGTTATCCATGCAGAGTCAGTCTAATGGACGCCCCCATAGGGGAAGGTGTTATTCTGACGCCTTTTAAGCACCATAATGTTGATTCTCCGTATCAATCTGCAGGACCTGTTTTTGTTCGCGAGACGGCACAAACCGCAAGGCCCGAAGTCAACGAGATTCCGTTGATGTTCCATCACCGGCTTCTCTCCGCTCGCGCCTACGACAACACCGCGATGATGAGAGGGGCAAAGGTCGTTGAAGGGCGGTCTCTGGAAGAAGCGATCAGGCATTTCTTCTCCGACAGAGACGTTGCCTATTTGCACCTCCACAACGCAGGCGCCGGTTGTTTCAATTGCCTTGTGAAACGCCCCTGA
- a CDS encoding M13 family metallopeptidase, whose protein sequence is MGKTLIMLFSILLTTVSLVAQPSKAIDPANMDTSAKACENFYQYADGGWVKANPVPADKGSWGSFAQLADHNRDILKSILDEVSAKKNWPKGSIEQKVGDFYASGMDEAAIEKAGIAPLKPWLTKVDALKSDRDLAVLLGELRLNGLAGAFNFIVAQDAKESTRYIGILNQGGLGLPDRDYYLKEDPKTKEIRDKYVDHVTKMLELAGEKPEAATAGAKAVMNIETQLAKASFTRVENRDPQKTYHKMTLAELERMGPPFGWKAYFVELGVKQVPDLNVRQPEFFKAFAEMSTTVQPEQWRAYLRWHVINAMADMLTKAFQDESFAFRGKVLNGIPEQEERWKRVQAATDRSLGEALGQLYVKRAFSPEAKARMIEMVKNLRGALEDRIQGLEWMSPETKAQALRKLAAFGVKVGYPDKWRDYSKLEITPTSYSENLMRARRFESARNLAKLGKPIDRTEWGMTTPTVNAYYTSTLNEIVFPAGILQPPFFDPQADDAVNYGGIGAVIGHEMSHGFDDSGSQFDADGNLKNWWTEADRAAYKSRTDLIVKQFDAYEPLPGEHVNGKLTLGENIGDLGGLKIAYAAFQKALAKKGRPGAIDGFTPEQRFFLNWAQVWRTAFRDKALSVQLNTNPHSPGMYRVIGPLSDLPEFYEAFGCNAGEAMVRPAELRPSIW, encoded by the coding sequence ATGGGCAAAACACTCATCATGCTTTTCAGCATTCTTTTGACCACAGTGAGCTTGGTGGCTCAACCCTCGAAGGCGATTGATCCCGCAAACATGGACACGAGCGCCAAGGCATGCGAGAACTTCTATCAATACGCAGACGGAGGCTGGGTCAAGGCCAATCCGGTGCCCGCGGACAAGGGCTCGTGGGGCAGCTTCGCGCAGTTGGCCGACCACAACCGCGACATCCTGAAGTCCATTTTGGACGAGGTCAGTGCGAAGAAAAACTGGCCGAAAGGGAGCATCGAGCAGAAGGTCGGAGATTTCTATGCGAGCGGCATGGACGAGGCGGCCATCGAGAAGGCCGGCATCGCGCCGCTCAAGCCCTGGCTTACGAAGGTGGATGCTCTCAAGAGCGACCGGGATCTCGCGGTGCTTCTGGGTGAACTGCGGCTGAATGGCCTCGCCGGCGCCTTCAACTTCATCGTCGCCCAGGATGCCAAGGAAAGCACACGCTACATCGGCATCCTCAACCAGGGTGGCCTGGGACTGCCAGACCGGGATTACTACCTGAAAGAAGATCCAAAGACCAAAGAGATCCGTGACAAATATGTCGATCACGTGACGAAGATGCTGGAGCTCGCCGGCGAGAAACCCGAGGCTGCCACCGCCGGCGCCAAAGCGGTGATGAATATAGAAACACAGCTCGCCAAAGCCAGCTTCACTCGCGTGGAGAATCGCGATCCGCAAAAAACCTACCACAAGATGACCCTTGCGGAACTTGAGAGGATGGGTCCCCCCTTCGGTTGGAAAGCTTACTTCGTTGAACTTGGCGTGAAGCAGGTTCCGGACCTGAACGTGCGCCAGCCAGAGTTCTTCAAGGCCTTCGCGGAGATGAGCACGACCGTGCAGCCGGAACAATGGCGCGCCTATCTGCGGTGGCATGTCATCAACGCGATGGCGGATATGCTGACCAAAGCCTTCCAGGATGAATCGTTTGCCTTCCGCGGAAAGGTGTTGAACGGCATTCCCGAACAGGAAGAGCGCTGGAAGCGCGTGCAAGCGGCGACGGACCGTAGCCTGGGAGAGGCGCTGGGCCAGCTCTACGTGAAGAGGGCCTTCAGTCCGGAGGCCAAGGCCAGGATGATTGAGATGGTGAAAAACCTCCGCGGCGCCCTGGAAGACCGGATCCAGGGATTAGAGTGGATGAGTCCCGAAACCAAGGCCCAGGCGCTTCGAAAGCTCGCGGCCTTCGGCGTGAAGGTGGGCTACCCCGACAAGTGGCGGGATTATTCCAAGCTCGAGATTACCCCGACTTCTTATTCAGAGAATCTCATGCGGGCCCGGCGGTTCGAGAGCGCCCGTAACCTTGCAAAGCTCGGCAAGCCCATCGATCGAACTGAATGGGGTATGACAACCCCCACGGTGAACGCTTATTACACCTCCACCTTGAACGAGATCGTCTTTCCCGCGGGCATCCTTCAGCCGCCCTTCTTCGACCCGCAGGCGGATGATGCCGTGAATTACGGCGGCATCGGGGCGGTGATCGGTCACGAGATGAGTCACGGCTTCGACGACAGTGGAAGCCAGTTCGACGCTGACGGGAATCTTAAGAACTGGTGGACCGAGGCCGACCGCGCCGCCTACAAGTCCAGGACCGACCTGATCGTGAAACAGTTCGACGCGTATGAACCCCTGCCCGGAGAGCACGTCAACGGCAAACTCACGCTCGGTGAGAACATCGGCGACCTGGGCGGACTCAAGATCGCTTATGCAGCGTTCCAAAAGGCGCTGGCGAAAAAGGGACGGCCGGGCGCGATTGACGGCTTTACCCCGGAGCAGCGATTCTTCCTGAACTGGGCGCAGGTCTGGCGCACGGCCTTCCGCGACAAGGCATTGAGCGTGCAGCTCAATACCAATCCGCATAGCCCCGGGATGTACCGGGTGATTGGGCCGCTGAGCGACCTTCCGGAGTTCTATGAAGCCTTTGGCTGTAACGCGGGTGAGGCCATGGTCCGGCCCGCGGAACTCAGACCGAGTATCTGGTAA